The Gemmatimonadaceae bacterium genomic interval CCGCGCAGGCTCGCGGCGACGGCTCTCTTCGGCCGCTTCGATGTCACGCCGCAACCAATTCTCTCCGCGCCTATTCACTGACCCGGTGGCTGTCGAGTCTCCGGCGTAAGAAGCACGCTGACTGGCACGGCCAGAGCTGCGGCGATCCGAGCGGCGGTCACCAGGCTCACATTCTTTCGACCGCGTTCCAACTCTCCTAGGTAAGACGCGTCGAGATCGGCCTGGCCGGCCAGAACCGCAATAGAATAGCCCTTCTCCTTCCGAAACCGGCGTACGCGGGCGCCGAAGAGCGCCAGCAGTTGCCGATCCGACTCGGACCAGCCCGCACGGACTGATCCTCCGCCATCAACGCCTTTCCTACGAGCGATCATGCGCTCCAAGAGCCAACGGGATGCGAACTGAAGCTCGCATCCCGTTGAATAGACGTAAGTTAGACACGGCGAGCATTACGAATCCGCCGCGACGACAGAGGTAATTCGACGCGCGCAACAGCGGCGATTCCGCACTTGGGTTTTTCGTTTATGATTCGCCGTTTTTTGCGAGTATGATGCTAGCGGATTTTCGATTATGACTCGCCGCTATGGGCGCCTAGCGCGGAAACATACTTTGTGCCCGATTCGGAAGCATTTCTGTCGCTTTCCGTGATCGCTCGGAACCATAACTGTCGCATTTCCGAGCCTTGGTACAACGTATCTTTCGCGAAGGCGCGTTCTGGGTCTTTCGGGTTTCGAATCCGGAGGTCGCGAGTTCTGCAGGTGCTAAGGAGCCGCCAGTTCGGCGTCGATCCGGCGCACGGTTGCTCAAATTCTGCCGTTGCCCGTCGACGTCTCAAAGCCAAAAGCCCTGAGTCGCCAGGCAACTCCGGATTGGAGCCGACATCAAAGATACCCGCAACGGGTAGCTCAGCGCGTCATCGCGCCGCCTTCCTGCGGCGCCGTTTTCGGCACCACCGCGCCTCCGGTCTTCCCTAGATCGCCGCGCCCGGCCCCAAGGAGACCGCCGACGAAGTCGGCGTACCGCGTGATCCCCTGCCGCTTCATTCGCTCTCTCAATAGATGCGCCCAAGGAACGGCAAGAGGATTGGACGGTCGGCTTCATCGCCACGCGGCCAAACCTTGTGCACCGCGATCATGTACAGTGAGGCCACACCATCATCAACAGTGAGCCGCATGACGGGTACCGAAGAGTACGGGGCTACGATGTGCGCTCGATCCGCAGGCGCGTCTACACCGCGTAGCATGTGCGCGGCCGCTGCGTCGAACGCCGCGCCGAATTCCTCGGATGATCGCAGCGAGTCTCCCGCACGGTGGTCAGATCTGCAGGCGCGCATCGAGCTGAATCGGGGTGAGCACCCTAAACTGCTGGCGAACGAGCTCGTAGAGCGGCACCTCGGGAGGGGCGGTCACGGTCACGAGCATCGCGAACGGCAGTGGAGGCACCGTCGCGCCCTTGAGCAATTCGCCATCTTCGCGAGCGAGATAGCGGAATTCCAGTCGTGGTGCATGCAGGTTGACCGCACTGGGCTGCGCCCATGCCTGAAACACCGTCTCCCACTTGCCATCTCGGCGGCGCTCGGCCTCCGAACGGAATTCGTTGAGCGAGCCAGTATTCGGCACCGATGAAGGGAGGTAGCCCTGAGCGAGCAGATCGTCGACCTGCTGCTGATCCCGAACATCTACCTCGACTTCCTCGAGCGCGTCCCCTTCACCCAGTCGGAACGTGAACATCTCCATGTGCGGCCGAAAGGTCCAGGTGATGCCGGAGAGGCTGTAGTCCACGGGATCCGCCGGGTCCACGCGCGTCTGGAACGCCGCCGTGCACCGGATCTTGAGCATGGTTTCGTCGGGTAGACCGTCGGGCACTGGCAGTGGCAGGGCGACCGGCGTGTGACGCTGCAGCGTATCGGCGTACAGCAGCGTGACTTCGTTTGGGGGGCAGTTCCACATGCCGTCATAGCGCTCGAGGGTGCGTCCGAAGCTATGGTGTGCAGCCTTGTGTGGCCTATTCCGCTCCGCCGCGTGTACCGCCAGGGCGCGCAGGAACGCCGCCGTCCCCCGCGTCGACCCGACGGCTGCAAGAGCGCCGCCGAGTGCGTGCGCCACCAGCGGCGCGGCGAAGCTCGTCCCCATGGTGGACACGCGGCGCCCGGCCGTGGTGATGCCGATAAACGGCGCGTCCGGCGTTCCGCCGAACTGAAGCACCAAGGGTTGCATGATGCCGCCCGGCCGGCCGGGACCGTACGAGCTGTACGGCGCGCGATCCCACTTCTTCGCCTCGCCCCTGCGTGTCGTCGCCGCACCGACACCGAGGGCATTCGCCATGTCCGCTGGCACCTGTACACGATGCAGTCCCGTCGCCGGATCTAGGTCTCCGCGGTTGCCCGCCGCCACCACGAACACTGTCCCCGTTTCGTGCGCGAGGTCGTCGAGGACGGCTGTCCAAGGATGTGGGGTGAGCTCGTCAACTTCCTGATCCGGGGCCACACAGATGACCGCGATGCGGTATTCCGCCTTGCGCACGATTGCGCCGATTTGTTGCAGCACCCAGTACAGATCGGCGTCCGCCGCCTGCGCGGCGGGCGGCGGCCAGATGCGATAGTGGTCGACCGCAACCTCTGGTCGACGGAGTGGTTCGCCGGAGGCCACATAGCCAAACAGCACCGCGTTCGTCACAACCGAGCCGTGTTCCAGTGCGCGCGCATCGACCGCCTCGCCACTCAGATCCTTGAACATCACCGCCGGACCGGTGACCGCACACGTGGGATCGACGCCACCATCGAAGACCGCCACGCGGTGCTCGGTGATCGGCGTCGCATCAGCCAGCGGTTGCACGGCCGTCTGATCTAGCATGCGGAACGCAGGCGGCAGCACCGGCCGGATCTGCGGCAGTGGTCGCACACTACGCAGCGGGTTCAGCTCGGCGACCGCGCGTGCGCTCTCCTCCGTGAGCCGCGCAGCGAGATACACAAGGCCACTCGCCTCGAGCCGCCGCTCGACGTCTGTGATGCCTCCGACGGCCCGGACGCGCTGCTCGAAGAGTGCCAAGGCGGCCGCGACGTCCGCCGTTCGGTGCAGCACGCACTCCCACACGAGGCGGCCAGCGTCGTCCGCGATCCGCGGCACTGGGCGTACGTCATCTTCGGCCCCGAAGAACGTGGGCTTCGTGCGCAAGGGCTTCAGAACGTCTTCGACACCTGGCGTCACGAGGTCGGCAATGGTACGCAGGTCATCCCACAGCGCGTCGTCCGCGTCCTCAGGCGGCGCGGCGCGCTGCACGAGCAGTTCGAGGCGGCGGAGATCCTCATCGGTGCCCGCGAGAAAGAGTGTCTTCGTCATGCTGTCCTGCGCGCCCTTCTTCGGCGTAACGCGTTCCCTCCGTGCCGGCTGACTCCCGAGCAGTGCAAGGCCCGCCTCGTCCAGCACGCGTCCGGGGAAGTAGCTTGCGGCCAGGTACTCCGGCCAGAGCGTCGCCGCAAACACAAACTCCGCCGTGCGGAACGGGGCACGCGCAGCCTGTGCACGCAGCGTGGCGATCTGTGGCGAGAGCCGCGCCTTCACCTCCGCGTAGGTGAACCGATGCGCCTTAAAGTGGCGGCGCTTGGCATTCGTGATCTTCTCCGCCATCAGCTCGCCGCCGACGAGAAAAGGGCGCGCCACGTTGTCCGGCATTTACATCTCCCAGTAAGGGTTGTCCCGTCAATTCCTGACCCGAATCTCGAACTCGTGCGCCCGTTCGCCGTGCCCTATGCCGTCGGGTCCTATCGACGACGGTGGAGAAGCTGCGCTTACGTCATTCTGTGGGATCGTTCCATCGCACTCACTGAGCGCGGGGCTGGCGCGGCCTGCGAGTCCGTGTCTGATCCGGTACCTGATCCTTTTCCACTGCGGATGCGCGTCGCTTATTCTGGTTCGTTCTGCCCGACGCGGGCCGTTTGTTCGCGGCGCGTGCGCGCCGCACACTCGCGTTGCTCGTGCCGCTGTCATCGGTGTCATCGGCCACATCAGCCCTGTCGATGACGTTCGACGCGTCGGCAGGCGCGGTGGCGGGCTCGCCGTCACGGAACGCTTGGACCGCACGGGCGACCGTCATATGGGAGAGCCCAACGGCCTTCGCGGCGGCACGATATGATTGCCCGTGCTCCCGCACCAGCGCGACGCCGGTGCGCTGGCGGGCGTAAAGGGCCGCCTCGTGGATGTGCCGGTCCGCCTCCCCCGCCATTCGCCCGGCGCCGACACCGGGCACCTCCGCGCGTGTCGTCGTGCGCGCCTGCGGGTGTTTGAGGCGCGCTTGGGCGCGTCGCAATAAGACGGAGTGCGGATCCGCGCCGCTGAGAATGGCCTCGCGACGGACCTCCGTGAGATACCGCACAATGGCAGAGGATGACTGTCCGTCCAAAAGCGCGACGGTCAACTCCACCGCCAGCGCGTCCACGAGCGAGCGGGATGGGTGCCGTCGCGCGGCGGATTCGGACTGGGGAGTGGGCTGCACCGTGATAGGTGCTCCCCCCACGAGGTCATCGTTCCGTGCCGGAGCGCCGCTGGGCACGGCGGCCGAAGGAAATACCGAGAGCACGAGCGCCCGGCGCGTCGCTTCCGACGGGACCGGGAGCGCGACGACGCGGCCGAAACGGCGCTCGACGGCGCGGTCAAGGATCTCAGGATGGTTAGTCGCGGCGAGCAACAAGCCATGTGATGGCCACTGCTCAATTTCGAGTAGGAGGACGTTCACGATGCGCTTGAGCTCACCGATGTCACTCGGATCGTCACGACGCTTCGCGAGCGCGTCGAATTCGTCGAGGAAGAGTACGCAGGGTTGTGCACGTGCATGATCTAATACGGCGCGCAGGTTCTGTCCGGTCTTTCCGAGGTAGCTCGACATGACGGCGGCCAAATCGAGTGTTAGGAGCGGGAGCCCGAGTTCGCGCGCAAGGAATCGGGCACTCATTGTCTTCCCTACACCAGGAGGGCCGACAAGCAAGACAGAGCGCGTCGGCTCTAGTCCTGCCCGCACGAGTTGTTCGCGCTCTCGGTGCTCATGGACGACGTGTAGCAGTGCACGCTGTACCTCAGGCTCGAGCACCGGCATCTCTGCGGTACCCACGTCTTCGACGCGCAGCAACGATTGAAAGGTCGATGGATCGACAGGCGACCGGATAGCGCTCCGCAGGCCGCCCCCCGCGACCTCGGGGGCGACAAGGAGCCGCCCGAGCTGGACGCGAAGGTCAACTTGGTCCTCCGCTTGGGCGATATGACGGAGCAGGCGTCGCACGTACAGACGAACCCCCTCGGGGTCGCCTCGCAGGCCGAGACGCGCAAGATTGACGATGACTTCGACAGGATCAGGCATGTCGTAGTATGTACCGTGCGCACGCCATCGGCAATACATTTTGTTACAGTACTCGCTAAAAGATTGATATACATGATTTTTGAACTGTACCACTGTGGTTTTTACACGGCCAGTCGTGTTACAGTACACTCTGGCAGGCACGTGCCGCCTCGCCCAGAAGAAACCCGGGCCCCTACCGGAATCGAGCGAATGGTGCGGCGGTGTTGAGGCAGCCGTGCTCACGGAGCCGACCTGCGTTGTTCCGACACCCCGGTCACCCACTAAGCTCGGCACGGCGCCGTCGACGAGATCAATCGTTCCTCGCAAGGGGGCTATTGAAGGCGGTTCTTGAGCCAGTCGTATTCATCTGGTGGTCCTCATCCGGCGTACGACTTTCTCAACGTGATCACGTCCACGTGATCGTTTGAATCGAGCTACGATCTCGCACATCCGTTGCTGCTGCATCTGTACGTCGCGCGTATGAGGACTCCTAGAGCTCAGCCCACGGAACGCGCTACACGTACTTGAACCAATCGGCAGAGGATGGCCCAGTATTTTTTGTTCATACGTCACCAGCAGCGCCTCCATCGCCCCTCCGCTCTTACGGCGTTTTTTTCATTGATGGCATCAGCGAGACGATCCGGTAGAAAACTGGCCGCCGATTCGCGGTCTGAAAGGCCTGACATTTTGTAACCGGCCCTGCACACCGATTCAGCTGGACAAGCGCACCAGCGCGTCCGTCTCAGGCCGCCCCCCGAACCCGAAGCTGGTTAGTCCCGAGGCCGCACGGGGGCTTCGAGCTCGCCCGCCGAAGCTCTTGCAGTCCCGACGGCGCCGGTTTCTTCTGTCACGGCGGTCTTCGTGCTCTCCTAGAGCGCCACCTCGGAGGCGCTCGGGCCGGAGCCGAGTGGACCGTCGCATATGACGTACCCAATGGAGAGTCATATCTGAGGTCGACAAACGTGCCCGACAGTCGTACTTGACGCGGTTTGCTTGCGACTCTACCCCGGCGGCGGACCTAGGACTTCCCGGTGGTCCGCTGTCAGGCCGTTGGCGACGTCGGCCATCGATGGCGGCGAGGGGCCTTCGGACCTCGAGTTTCGCTAGCCCGCTGCACCGAGAGGGCAGTTCACGACTCCCGCGACATCATGCGGGAAGGCGAAGGTGCGCAAGGCTATTAGGCTACCAGCCAAGGCAAGTCCCCCCCTCTCCCACTGAGTTAGTCACGTGATCACTTCGCATCCGCTTCGAGGCTCCCTGCAGGTGGACAGGGCCGACTCAGCTCCGAGTAGTTCGGGGATTTCTCCCCAATATGAGGGGATGGAGGCTGCCCCGACGCCGTCCTTGTCTCCTGATAGGGCGGATCCACTGCTGACGTGGAAGACCAGCGTCGAGGCGCTCAGGGCGGACTACCAGCGGCATGTCACGCTCGCGGCAGAGCAGGTTTGGGCCCGATTCTCTGACGATGTTCTACATCACCGCATTCCCTCCGCCTCGCGTGCGCCGAAGCGATGCCTGTATCGCCTACGCGATCTCGCCGAGGAGGCGGCGGGGCGCCTGCCCTACTTCTCTGGCCCAAACCAGGTACCCTTCGTCGCCCTTGCGCTGTCTCCGTTCGCGTCGCAGGCGCTCGTCAACATCTCGGCCATTGGAGTGCTCCGGCCGGAGGTAAAGCAGCCGCTTAGGCTCGCTGCCCATGGGCAACGGGTGGAAGATGCGGACGTCACCGTCATCGTAAAGCCCGAACGCTTCGCGCAGCTCATGGTCCGCAACGATATCCTGCTGGCGCTCGTGTCCGTGCCGACTCAGGGCCATGGCATTGAGATACAGGTGACCGACCCCGAAGAGGTCGAGGAGATGCCTATCGTCCTTCGAGCGATTCCGTGAGGCCCGGAGGCCTGCGTAGAATCTGTGGCATTGGAGGAGGCAATGCCTCTTGCGATGAGTCCAGTCTGCCGCACCTGCGTCGTAGCAATCTCCTTTGCGCGAATGTCCGAGACGGCTGCTCGTGCTGTGGAGTGGGTCACTCGAATACAGATCCGGGGTGGCGCGGGTCGCCGTCAAGTGCATTCCGAATGAGCGGACCATCGGTTCACGACTGTTGATGGAAGCGACGGAACTACAAGTCATGGTTTGACCACCACATCGCGGCTAAGGGGTTGTCGGAGTCCGCTGAGCCTCGGCAGCTGCGCGTCGTGCGTCAAGTAGCGCTGAAAAGTCTGCGATCAAGACAGGTTCCACGTGAATCGGGAACGCCCCGCCGCACGACACTGCGCGGGCGAACTGCTCTTCGCTCATGGCGAGCGCGACCACCGGCGGCCACTCGGCGGAGCTCGTGTGCTGCTCGTCTGAGTCAGAACCGAGAGGGCGATGCGCAGCAACGAAGCTCTCCAGTCGGTCAATGGCGCCCGCCGACACCGTGGCGAGGATGACAGTTCGTTCGAAGCACGGGGCGCCCCCGGGACCCTGATATGCAATTGTGGCGTGGAGCGACCGGGCCAACGCGATGAGCTCACTCTCAAACCTTGTCCAGCGAGAGGCAGTACGTCCGGCCCGGCCGAAGAACACGCCGAGATAGAAGCCGCGCGCGGCGGCAGAGGGGCTATTCAGAGGAGGCATAGTGGCAGTCTAGGCCATGTGGGCGCCGGCTGCCGGTGATACTTCGCCACCCGACGCGAGGCACGGTGCAGGGCGCCTCGTGCCTGAACGGCGGCGCGAAGCGGCCAAGGCGCGCGGCACCGGTAGGCTGTGGATCGCCTAGCCAGCGGCGAGCTGGCCACCGTCGACCGACCGCGGGATGTCGTCGAGCGCCTCGAGCGCGCCGGGCATCTTGAGGTCGACAAGCTGCGTCCGCCGCCGTCACGTCGACGTGACGGCGGATGTGCCGTTCTCCTTGTATCGCTAGCCCTCAGAGCAGGATCGCCGGTGGCTCAAGCTGAGCGTCGGATCGACCGCAGCGCTCTTTACCGTCGTGATCTTCCTCGGCATGCGCGGTGAACTGGCGCGCTTGCCTGCTGTGCTCGTGAGGGCAAGAGCGGATGCGCGATTGTCGTCGTTCGCGGTCGGGCTTTTCGAGGGCGCCGCGCTCGCATCCTTGCTAGTCCAGCTTCGGTGGAGATGGGACGGTCGGCTTGCTGCGGTCGTGCTAGCCGCACTGTTCGCCCTTGCGCATGCGCCGGGGCACCTTGCCTCCGCAATGAGCGTACCTGCTATGGGTACGTACTTC includes:
- a CDS encoding helix-turn-helix domain-containing protein; translation: MIARRKGVDGGGSVRAGWSESDRQLLALFGARVRRFRKEKGYSIAVLAGQADLDASYLGELERGRKNVSLVTAARIAAALAVPVSVLLTPETRQPPGQ
- a CDS encoding S8 family serine peptidase — translated: MFAATLWPEYLAASYFPGRVLDEAGLALLGSQPARRERVTPKKGAQDSMTKTLFLAGTDEDLRRLELLVQRAAPPEDADDALWDDLRTIADLVTPGVEDVLKPLRTKPTFFGAEDDVRPVPRIADDAGRLVWECVLHRTADVAAALALFEQRVRAVGGITDVERRLEASGLVYLAARLTEESARAVAELNPLRSVRPLPQIRPVLPPAFRMLDQTAVQPLADATPITEHRVAVFDGGVDPTCAVTGPAVMFKDLSGEAVDARALEHGSVVTNAVLFGYVASGEPLRRPEVAVDHYRIWPPPAAQAADADLYWVLQQIGAIVRKAEYRIAVICVAPDQEVDELTPHPWTAVLDDLAHETGTVFVVAAGNRGDLDPATGLHRVQVPADMANALGVGAATTRRGEAKKWDRAPYSSYGPGRPGGIMQPLVLQFGGTPDAPFIGITTAGRRVSTMGTSFAAPLVAHALGGALAAVGSTRGTAAFLRALAVHAAERNRPHKAAHHSFGRTLERYDGMWNCPPNEVTLLYADTLQRHTPVALPLPVPDGLPDETMLKIRCTAAFQTRVDPADPVDYSLSGITWTFRPHMEMFTFRLGEGDALEEVEVDVRDQQQVDDLLAQGYLPSSVPNTGSLNEFRSEAERRRDGKWETVFQAWAQPSAVNLHAPRLEFRYLAREDGELLKGATVPPLPFAMLVTVTAPPEVPLYELVRQQFRVLTPIQLDARLQI
- a CDS encoding AAA family ATPase, whose protein sequence is MPDPVEVIVNLARLGLRGDPEGVRLYVRRLLRHIAQAEDQVDLRVQLGRLLVAPEVAGGGLRSAIRSPVDPSTFQSLLRVEDVGTAEMPVLEPEVQRALLHVVHEHREREQLVRAGLEPTRSVLLVGPPGVGKTMSARFLARELGLPLLTLDLAAVMSSYLGKTGQNLRAVLDHARAQPCVLFLDEFDALAKRRDDPSDIGELKRIVNVLLLEIEQWPSHGLLLAATNHPEILDRAVERRFGRVVALPVPSEATRRALVLSVFPSAAVPSGAPARNDDLVGGAPITVQPTPQSESAARRHPSRSLVDALAVELTVALLDGQSSSAIVRYLTEVRREAILSGADPHSVLLRRAQARLKHPQARTTTRAEVPGVGAGRMAGEADRHIHEAALYARQRTGVALVREHGQSYRAAAKAVGLSHMTVARAVQAFRDGEPATAPADASNVIDRADVADDTDDSGTSNASVRRARAANKRPASGRTNQNKRRASAVEKDQVPDQTRTRRPRQPRAQ